In Eriocheir sinensis breed Jianghai 21 chromosome 29, ASM2467909v1, whole genome shotgun sequence, a single genomic region encodes these proteins:
- the LOC127005127 gene encoding gastric triacylglycerol lipase-like isoform X2: MQHGLLSSSACWIMGAPEKAPAYMMADSGYDVWLGNARGNTYSRHHTSLNPDGKDGKFWDFSWDEIGQYDVPAMIDYILNKTGHKNLYYVGHSMGTTVFFAAMSVRPEYNSKVRAMFGLGPVATVKHILSPIRYLTPFAHELEVLLSLLGQYEFLPHNKLYVKWVEMVCTTKRYQKLMCMNSMFLLTGFDEAEFNMTWLPVILANNPAGTSVRTLAHFAQGVKSGKFQHFDFGTKENLKRYNQTQPPVYNLANVVAPVGLLWAVNDFLADPRDETLLAMSLPNVVHDVRIPLPSFNHIDFIWSIDVDKLVVRLLLKYMPFY, from the exons ATGCAGCATgggctcctctcctcctctgcctgctgGATCATGGGGGCACCTGAGAAGGCTCCTG CGTACATGATGGCAGACTCTGGCTATGATGTGTGGCTCGGCAACGCCCGGGGCAACACATACTCCCGCCACCACACCTCCCTCAACCCTGACGGCAAGGATGGCAAGTTCTGGGATTTCAG CTGGGATGAGATAGGTCAGTATGATGTTCCAGCCATGATTGACTACATACTGAACAAGACTGGCCACAAGAACCTCTACTATGTGGGTCACAGCATGG GAACCACCGTGTTCTTCGCAGCCATGTCAGTGCGGCCAGAGTACAACAGCAAGGTGAGGGCCATGTTTGGGCTGGGACCCGTGGCCACCGTCAAGCACATCCTCAGCCCCATCCGCTACCTGACACCGTTTGCCCACGAGCTTGAG GTCCTGCTTTCTCTGCTGGGCCAGTACGAGTTCCTGCCCCACAACAAGCTGTACGTCAAGTGGGTGGAGATGGTCTGCACCACCAAGAGGTACCAGAAGCTCATGTGCATGAATAGCATGTTCCTCCTGACGGGATTTGACGAGGCTGAGTTCAATATG ACTTGGCTCCCTGTAATCCTGGCCAATAACCCGGCAGGCACCTCGGTCAGAACGTTGGCTCACTTTGCTCAAGGGGTGAAATCAg GAAAGTTCCAGCACTTTGACTTCGGCACCAAGGAGAACCTGAAGCGCTACAACCAGACTCAGCCGCCCGTGTACAACCTGGCAAACGTGGTGGCTCCGGTGGGGCTCCTCTGGGCCGTCAATGATTTCCTGGCCGACCCAAGG GATGAGACCCTCCTCGCCATGAGCTTACCCAACGTGGTCCATGACGTTCGGATTCCACTGCCATCCTTCAACCACATTGACTTCATATGGAGCATCGACGTGGACAAGCTCGTTGTTCGGCTCCTCCTCAAGTACATGCCTTTCTACTGA
- the LOC127005127 gene encoding gastric triacylglycerol lipase-like isoform X1, protein MEGQARHILFSLLFFLLAGRLEGKEGEDVNPDIYLDVPGLITKYGFPVETHVVQTEDGYLLTLHRIPHGRAGRNSSSRQEENRVLPRTPVLMQHGLLSSSACWIMGAPEKAPAYMMADSGYDVWLGNARGNTYSRHHTSLNPDGKDGKFWDFSWDEIGQYDVPAMIDYILNKTGHKNLYYVGHSMGTTVFFAAMSVRPEYNSKVRAMFGLGPVATVKHILSPIRYLTPFAHELEVLLSLLGQYEFLPHNKLYVKWVEMVCTTKRYQKLMCMNSMFLLTGFDEAEFNMTWLPVILANNPAGTSVRTLAHFAQGVKSGKFQHFDFGTKENLKRYNQTQPPVYNLANVVAPVGLLWAVNDFLADPRDETLLAMSLPNVVHDVRIPLPSFNHIDFIWSIDVDKLVVRLLLKYMPFY, encoded by the exons ATGGAGGGGCAGGCTAGGCacatcctcttttccctcctcttcttcctcctcgcaggccgtcttgaagggaaggaaggcgaagacGTCAACCCGGACATATACCTGGACGTC ccAGGCCTCATCACCAAGTATGGCTTCCCCGTGGAGACTCACGTGGTACAGACGGAGGACGGCTACCTGCTGACACTGCACCGCATTCCCCATGGCCGGGCAGGgaggaacagcagcagcaggcaggaggagaaccGAGTATTGCCAAGAACGCCGGTCCTGATGCAGCATgggctcctctcctcctctgcctgctgGATCATGGGGGCACCTGAGAAGGCTCCTG CGTACATGATGGCAGACTCTGGCTATGATGTGTGGCTCGGCAACGCCCGGGGCAACACATACTCCCGCCACCACACCTCCCTCAACCCTGACGGCAAGGATGGCAAGTTCTGGGATTTCAG CTGGGATGAGATAGGTCAGTATGATGTTCCAGCCATGATTGACTACATACTGAACAAGACTGGCCACAAGAACCTCTACTATGTGGGTCACAGCATGG GAACCACCGTGTTCTTCGCAGCCATGTCAGTGCGGCCAGAGTACAACAGCAAGGTGAGGGCCATGTTTGGGCTGGGACCCGTGGCCACCGTCAAGCACATCCTCAGCCCCATCCGCTACCTGACACCGTTTGCCCACGAGCTTGAG GTCCTGCTTTCTCTGCTGGGCCAGTACGAGTTCCTGCCCCACAACAAGCTGTACGTCAAGTGGGTGGAGATGGTCTGCACCACCAAGAGGTACCAGAAGCTCATGTGCATGAATAGCATGTTCCTCCTGACGGGATTTGACGAGGCTGAGTTCAATATG ACTTGGCTCCCTGTAATCCTGGCCAATAACCCGGCAGGCACCTCGGTCAGAACGTTGGCTCACTTTGCTCAAGGGGTGAAATCAg GAAAGTTCCAGCACTTTGACTTCGGCACCAAGGAGAACCTGAAGCGCTACAACCAGACTCAGCCGCCCGTGTACAACCTGGCAAACGTGGTGGCTCCGGTGGGGCTCCTCTGGGCCGTCAATGATTTCCTGGCCGACCCAAGG GATGAGACCCTCCTCGCCATGAGCTTACCCAACGTGGTCCATGACGTTCGGATTCCACTGCCATCCTTCAACCACATTGACTTCATATGGAGCATCGACGTGGACAAGCTCGTTGTTCGGCTCCTCCTCAAGTACATGCCTTTCTACTGA